The Musa acuminata AAA Group cultivar baxijiao chromosome BXJ3-6, Cavendish_Baxijiao_AAA, whole genome shotgun sequence region TAGCGGCAGATTTCAAgcatttgatgcaaaagctgcgaATAAGAATGTGATCTTTATCAGTAAGATGATGCAGCATTGGTTTTCATTTTGAGAAAAGGAAGCAAATGTAGTATTACTTAATTGGACAATTATGAAAGAACAAATAATATCAAGTTCATTAGCCAAATTCCCTTTCCATAACTTGTCAGTTCTTTGTCGAGGGAGAAGATATGGATgccaaaaaaaaatttagaaatcaaccatcaaataaataatttaaagtaAAGATGCACATGGTTCAACAATTTTTACCGACGGTGAACAGTTCAAATCCTTCACCACATGAGATTGTCAATTATAAGGAATAAGTGTTTCTTCTTTGTTAATCCAAATTCAAATCTAAGATCTCACATAAATCCTTAAAAACTTTCGCTTGATCTTTTTTAGAGAAACTTGAAGAAAAAATCAAACCTTAATTCTAAAAGTTTTCTTTGCATGCTTAAGTATCCAAGTAATTTGATTCATATTAGGATTCTAAAACAATACTTATCAACCCTAACACTTAATTGGACAGTAACAAAAAATTTCTGACTATAACAAAAGAGTAGCCAAACAAAATATTGAGTTCAAGGTTCAAATTTCCTTTCCATAACTTGCCAATTCCATGTGCTCAGGCACAATTTGGAAACTAATTAGCTAATCTTCAATTTTTGTGTAATTCTATAATCCTTGAAAACTCTGTAAGAAACCAATATATACCTATGGTTACATTAAAAATGTACCAAGGAGAATTTTTTTGCTTGCACAAAGTAGACATCAAGGCAATTGCATCTGATTCCACATGGACTCTCTTTACTCCTTCCCTCACAGCATTCATCAGCCCTCTTTGATGCATAAGAATTCATAATTCCATATACCTTAGGACTTTGCAGAAAGGATGGTGAAAAAAAGAAATAGTAAAGTGAAGGCAAATTAGAAGCAGGATAATTAGTAGTTCTGTCTTTAAATTCACAATTAATTCTCAAGCTTAAGTAGATTATAGTGTCTTCTTTAGAGAAATCCTAAATTCCCACCTTACTCATTCTTATTCATGGACTAACAACAACTATTTACCAATCACAAGAACAAAGCAGGATGAGTAAGCAGAGTGTAGAACAATTCTAGGGTTTGATTTGTTTTCCTAATCCCATGCAACATATTCAAAGCAAAGAAGTTGACATGTTTAACCCAATTGCAAAACTGAGGGCTTTGGTTTTCTCTTCAAGATCTTAGCCATCACATCAAAGAACAAATGCATTTAACTCTACATCACTATCACCAGTTGGGATATTACCTGTGCCCACAAGGAGTAGTGCTTGGCTCAAAGCAAATCTCCAGACAAATCTGCATCAAAAGAAGCCACCTTGATGATTACAAAAGAGGATGTATTTACTCCTGGTATTAGTCAAAGAGTCGGATCAAGAAAAGCCTCTTACAGCGCAGGAGAGCTCTTCCCTCAACCGATCCATGCACGGCAACCCCTTGATCGGTGCCTTCTCAGACAAAGATCCTTCTTTGTCTATCAGCTTTGCTCCGACGACGGCCACCACCGCCTCGGTCTCCTTGTTGGTTGTCTCACCGCCACGATCTGTTCAAAGAACCATATTCTGTGGGAAAAAGAACACGCCAATCCACAGAAAGACAGCCtaggagaagagaaaaaaaaaacataccagCGGCTTgttcttcgtcgtcgtcgtcgtcgagacgAAGCACCACGGGCGGAATCGAGACCGCAGGCTTCCTCCGCGGCGCCCGCTTTCTGCACAGGGGAAAAGATCAAGAACTGGTAGACAAGAGAATACgggcggaggaggaagaggatgggATTGAAGACCTGGTGGAGGTGGTCGATAAGGGGGTCCTGAGGCGCCTCCGCTTGTGCTGACGGGATTCCCTCACGGGCGTGTCCTCCACGACGACGGTCGCGAAGAGGAGGGCTTCCTCGTCCCACCCGGCCATGGCGGCAGCGGACCGAAACCCTGGGCTCAGAAGCATGCCGCAGCCGCTGTCAGTTCTCTCGGTGGGCGTTGGGGATTGTCGGGGCCTCTCGTCGAACACAGATAAAACGCGAAGAAGGGAGAGACGCCAACGGTCGAATTTTTTGAACGAGGCGGCGGCCAACAGACTTTGCATTTGACCTTCattttaacacacacacacacaaatatatatatatatatatatatatatatatatatatatatatatatatatatatatatatatatgtatgtatatgtatatgtatatgtatatgtatatgtatatgtatatgtatatatatatgtatatgtatatgtatatatatatatatgtatatgtatatatgtatatatatatatgtatatgtatatatgtatatatatatgtatatgtatatatatatatgtatatatgtatatgtatatatatatgtatgtatatatatatgtatatatatatgtatgcatgtatatgtatatttatttatataaatgtatgtatgtatatatatatgtgtatatatatacacacacatatatatatatatatacatatatatatatatgtacgtatatatgtatgtatatatatatatatacatatatatatgtatatatatatatatatacatacatatatatatatacatacatatatatatgtatatatatatatatgtatatatatatatgtatacatatatatatgtatatatatatatatatataactatatatatatccaattagAAGTATATTATGTTAAATTGGTTATATCATAAtttgtaaatttttttataataagtaAGTGATAAAGATAAGATTTGATCTTATAACATGTAGTTGACATCTTCAAAAATATTAATAGTAAGAGAAATGAAAGAGAAATATcacaaaaaattaataaaaatttaaataaaaaattaaatattttagacttaattaaatatatgacCTTTTGATGACAAAAGATCAATGTATTCAATTCCAAATAATTAAAACttacaattttattattattgttgatgactattcgttattgattatttattttatagaacAAACTAAGAAACATAATAAATCCCAAACATATATTCTCAATCTTCCATTTATTAATAAAAGTTGAAGGACCTTTCTGTAAATTTAATCTTGGAGTTAGGTTCAGTTATGGATTGAGGTTCTAAACCCGAACCCGAACCCGAACCCGGTTCTTCTTACGAAGGACGTCGACTCGGTGCGCGTACTCGTCCTCCTCGATCTCACGGGATCTTTTGCCCTGGTTATGTCACCTGATCTGTTTACCTGATaaatctgagagagagagagagagagagagcatctgGCTGAGGGCAACGCGACGCGGGATCCGGTGGCAGTTGGGAGGTATTGAATTAACTCTTGTCTCTCGATTTGCGCAGATCTGGATCAAGGCAGATTTTTGTAGATCTGTCTAGTTACGCGTGAGATCAATCGGCAGAATCTTGTTCCCTTTTTTCTTGTGGGTGCTTTCCTTTGTTTGTGTTTGTTTGATGTTTGTTTCGTGTTAGatgttcttgatttcttggatcatGGATGCTCTGAATATTTGATATTTGTTTGccccaaaattttattttttgttagatTACTGACGATTTATATACTGTGATGCTCTTGTTATTTGTTTTCATAAAATCATTCATACCCTAGTTTTTCAAGATCCAGCCATTCCGGATCGGTCGTAGGAACGTTGGTGGTCCATCCAGTAATTCCTTGCTTGATCTCGTAGACCCATGCAGAATTCCGTGATAAATCGTAATTAGTGAATACATCATCCTGCCTCTGGGAAGATATTTTGTATCTTTGTAGGTGATCCCATCATCTCCCGACTCATGGACATCGTGGTCGCAGGTGACCTTTGGATGTTGATTTCAATTTTCTGGAGAACATTCTGATTTCAAGCTGTGCCCTCTGTTTTTCAGTCAATCAATGTGTCTAATTTGATTCATTTAATTTACAACTTAACTAAATGGTAGTAGATGTGCTATTCTTCATTTAATGATTGACATGCTACATCATCAATAATCTTTCTAAGAGTTTATCCATTTTGAATATCTACCTTGTTTGATGACAATGAATGAAATTCTATTTCTTCTTTCTATTATTGTTGGCTGATGTATCGTGGGTGGACTCCTATTACATCTTTGATGCCTGTTTACACTGGGATTTGGCCTATCAGGATTATTCTTTGTCTAAATGAGGCCTTTTGTTAGGTAAAATATCTCACTGCTGCTATTTAGTTTCCTACATTAATTGGACTGGTTTATTTGCTGATAATTTGCTTTGcctgaatttttttaattattttgtttTCCCCATGCATCACTAGCTTTGCTCCCTTTCATGTCTCCATCAAGGCTCATTCAATCACAGTCAATTTGAGGATATTGGCTTATTTCTACACGGAGGTTTGTAATTTGGAATGGGATTTGATTGTGCTCGTTGGGTTGgaggaaaacaaattaaaaataaaaatacttaagAGTTTTAAAATCCCATAATAAGTCGGAAATACTTCAAATTTGGACAACAGGAGAATGGAAGTATGCAAAATAAGTATCTCCTCCTTTTGTTTTTGCTCATTGTTAGGGACAATGACAGTGTGCCCCTCTTCTCATGTTCTCATTTCTTGATCAAGCTGCTGGTGACCATATCTTCTTGGTGTCTGATTGGATGGCTTGTGTGAAGGTGTAGGTAGTTATAGGTGGATATGGGAGATGCACTGCTTCTCATTTAGCTGAAAAACCCCATGCCGAGTGATACATGCTTATGGGTCTTGTAGCTGGATCTCCACCATCCTAGTTGTTTTAAGCTGATATAACTTTTGGTCAGTTAAATTGGCCTATTTTAGCTTGGTTGATTAATGTTAGAGTCCAAATAATGATAAGCAGATTTGGGAACTATGTTTCCTTTTATCTGCTGCGTCTTATATGCTTAATATGTTTACTCTCTACTCATCTCCTATTGCATGCCTAGGTACTCACTACTCATGTTTATTTATTATGCAAGTATTAATGATTAGAGGTGCAGTAAGATGTGTTCTAAAagacatttttatttttgataaactTTGGATGGCCAAATTTGCCGGATGAATCCTAGATAAATACATTATTGTTGACATTAAAAATTGGTTGCACCATGAAATAAAATTGTTAGTGACATGGTGTTGAAATTTAAAGTATTACTGTAGATTTCATCTTACATCTCAGCCAAATGGTTCTGCTATACGTTTGgtgcatttgaagcattttcttaaatattttgttCATATATTGTATGTATGCTGAAAGAGAATGGGCATTAAAGTTGCAGCTGCAAATGGACTCAATGAGCATAATTCAGTAATTAAATTAAGAATACATGTGTTGATCTTGTAATTTGCTTTAGTCTTTATTGTGAGATGATTTAGTTAACTTGTATTTCTTCTCGCTTAAATTATTGGTCTGCAGAGGTGAACTATGTCCTGGTTTATATGGTCATACGTCAGTTTCTCTTATAAGGGATATATGTGGCATTTGCCAATGTTTCCATATTTCATTCAGCATATTTCTtatctctatccttgattcttgaTTATGTAGTTGATAAAGCAATAGGGTTGGCTCCACTAGCTTGTATTTGTTCATTCTGTAATTCTGTCATTATTTGTTGTTGTCAGGCTGCAAGAGAATGGCTGGAGGATTTAGAGTGCTTCATCTTGTTAGACCATTTTTGGCTTTCTTGCCTGAGGTTCAAAGTGCTGATCGAAAAATTCCATTCAGGGAAAAGGTGATCTATACAGTTATTGCTCTCTTTATTTTTCTGGTTTGCAGTCAGCTTCCACTTTATGGCATACATTCAACCACTGGAGCCGATCCTTTTTACTGGATGCGAGTTATTCTTGCATCTAATCGTGGAACTGTCATGGAGCTTGGAATAACTCCAATTGTGACTTCTGGATTGGTGATGCAACTCTTGGTTGGTTCCAAGATTATCGAAGTCGACAACAGCGTACGGGAGGATCGAGCTCTTTTGTAAGTGCTACTTATGAAAATATTTGGTGTCATCATTGGAAACTTTTGTCTCTGAGGTTTGAATGGTCGAGTGGTAACATTTTCAGAAATTCTTCTACCTTTGGATACACACTAGAGAGTCTTGGTTTTGGTGTTGCCATATCATTGCAGGACAAGTTTGGTTAGATGATTGAACATGTAGTTCATTATATTGTTAGTATCATTATAAGAGGATGCTATTGAACATGGTAACTGTATTAAAATGACAAGTCCTAAATTTACTATTGGCTTTAGTGAACATGTGAGGCAGCTGACCATTACCACTAGCTGTTTTCGTCAAGTCATTGTCATTTTTCAGATATCTTTATCTGCCTAATCACTTAATAAAAGTTCTCTTTTTCTGCTGATAGTGAACTAGTGGTTGTAGGGACTGTATTGCATTGAACCATCGATTGCATATTAGAATGGGAGGTTGCGCTGATTGGCCAATTCAACGGTTGGTTGGGTTCCCTCAACCTGCTTTGAACTCCACTAAAATCAAATGGCCAAGTTGAATATGAGTTCACACCACCTGTTACATGACTAATGGAATTGGATTGCAATTAAATATTAGGATGAATTGCTTATGATATCAGTGTATTTCAGATAGGTTTTCTAGTTAGCAAGCTTGTCTTGGAAACCAGGTTGATTCTTTGCATCTTGAGAGACCAAATTTTGAGTCTAAGGCTATGTACATTGGTCCTTCCTGGACCTCTTTGTCCTCCCTGGATCTCACATTGGTGGAAGTCTTGTACATTGGATTTGTCCTTTAAGCATGTTTTGGAAAGATCATTTGAAGCTAAATATTGCCACTTCATACATAGCTTTGGTTGATGATAACACCATCTCTTGTAGTAGGTTTCTTAGTTGCTACTTGTTCTATGGTGGTTAAAAACATGATATgtataaggaaaaaaaatcatgGGCACTGGTAATATATAAGGTGTTTTGAGCTTCCAACCAATTATTGGAGTAAAAGAatcaaattattttgtttattgtcCTTCTTTATGTTGTGTCTTTTGTCCTTCTGGAGGTGTTTGTTGCGACCATTAAGTGTGAAGAGCAATTGATGACTTGGAAGCAAATTGTCTGTACCAAATCTTGGTTTTAAGGGCAAGCTTATGTTCTCATTATAACAACAAAGTCAAATGGGGGTTCAGTCTTCTAAAAATTGTCATTGTCTTTTCCAGAAATGGTGCACAAAAGTTACTTGGTATTCTAATTGC contains the following coding sequences:
- the LOC135640764 gene encoding uncharacterized protein LOC135640764 translates to MQSLLAAASFKKFDRWRLSLLRVLSVFDERPRQSPTPTERTDSGCGMLLSPGFRSAAAMAGWDEEALLFATVVVEDTPVRESRQHKRRRLRTPLSTTSTRKRAPRRKPAVSIPPVVLRLDDDDDEEQAADRGGETTNKETEAVVAVVGAKLIDKEGSLSEKAPIKGLPCMDRLREELSCAICLEICFEPSTTPCGHSFCIKCLKSAANKCGKKCPKCRQLISNARSCTINTVLWNTIQLLFPEEVEARKSSSAVAATPPGGKTQSSSSEQNNSNRNISSRSIRRSAAQASSQVTERDARSFRRRIGPSQSEDAAMALRLQREEFRVAFQGSREQQLRALRSARANLRAAASMTVYGRLRGRTT